A single Xiphias gladius isolate SHS-SW01 ecotype Sanya breed wild chromosome 18, ASM1685928v1, whole genome shotgun sequence DNA region contains:
- the LOC120804252 gene encoding RNA-binding motif, single-stranded-interacting protein 2-like isoform X3 — translation MIFSTVPFKVSLAKQQTYVSPSNHQMAPPSPNNNNSNSNTTTTISNGSGGSSSSGGEQLSKTNLYIRGLHPGTTDQDLVKLCQPYGKIVSTKAILDKTTNKCKGYGFVDFDSPASAQKAVTALKAGGVQAQMAKVRIQQEQDPTNLYISNLPLSMDEQELENMLKPFSQAISTRILRDANGTSRGVGFARMESTEKCEAIIQHFNGKYIKTPPGVPVPSEPLLCKFADGGQKKRQSQGKYLQNGRPWTRDGENGGMTLTYDPSTALQNGFYSSPYSIAPNRMIGPTSLSPYMHSPVSTYQVHNPSWIHHQSYIMPPTGAVLTPGMDHTMSIQPTSMIGPLTQQLSHLSMGSSGTYMPANTSMQGTYIPQYTQVPATNISVEESTVQQPVAIETPTEHTTYSYQHNK, via the exons CAGACGTATGTGTCCCCCTCCAACCATCAGATGGCTCCACCAAGccctaacaacaacaacagcaacagcaacaccaCCACTACCATCAGCAATGGcagtggtggcagcagcagcagtgggggAGAGCAGCTGAGCAAAACCAACCTGTACATCCGTGGCCTCCACCCGGGAACCACAGACCAGGATCTGGTCAAACTCTGTCAGCC GTATGGGAAAATCGTATCCACCAAGGCCATCCTGGACAAGACTACTAACAAGTGCAAAG GCTATGGCTTTGTTGACTTTGACAGTCCAGCTTCAGCTCAGAAGGCAGTGACAGCGCTGAAGGCGGGTGGAGTGCAGGCTCAGATGGCCAAGGTAAGAATA CAACAGGAGCAGGACCCCACCAACCTATACATCTCCAACCTGCCACTGTCCATGGACGAGCAGGAGCTGGAGAACATGCTGAAGCCATTCAGCCAGGCTATTTCCACACGCATCCTCCGTGATGCCAACGGAACCAGCCGAGGAGTAGGCTTTGCCAG GATGGAGTCAACAGAGAAATGCGAGGCCATCATCCAGCATTTCAATGGAAAATATATCAAGACTCCACCTGGAGTTCcag tgCCGTCAGAACCCTTGTTGTGCAAATTTGCTGATGGAGGCCAGAAGAAGCGCCAGAGCCAGGGAAAATATCTGCAGAACGGCCGGCCCTGGACGAGAGATGGGGAGAAT gGAGGAATGACCCTTACCTATGACCCCAGCACAGCCTTACAGAATGG GTTCTACTCCTCTCCGTACAGCATTGCGCCCAACCGGATGATTGGACCGACCTCCCTCTCGCCATACATGCATTCACCGGTGTCCACTTACCAG GTACACAACCCATCCTGGATACATCACCAGTCGTACATCATGCCACCCACA ggaGCAGTCCTGACACCAGGAATGGACCACACCATGTCCATCCAGCCGACCTCGATGATAGGGCCACTGACACAGCAGCTCAGCCACCTCTCCATGGGCAGCAGTGGCACG TATATGCCTGCAAACACATCTATGCAGGGGACCTACATCCCCCAGTACACCCAAGTGCCTGCCACCAACATCTCAGTTGAG GAAAGTACCGTCCAACAACCTGTTGCCATAGAGACACCAACAGAACACACAACCTACTCCTACCAGCATAACAAGTGA